In the Rhizobium sp. SSA_523 genome, GGCCGAAGCCGAGGGTCTGGACAAGATCTTCAAGGCGGCCGGTTTCGAATGGCGTGAGCCGGGTTGCTCCATGTGCCTGGCCATGAATGACGATCGCCTGAAGCCCGGCGAGCGCTGCGCCTCCACCTCCAACCGCAATTTCGAAGGACGCCAGGGATATAAGGGCCGCACGCATCTGGTCTCGCCGACCATGGCGGCCGCGGCGGCCATTGCCGGCCATTTCGTCGATATCCGCAGCTGGGCATAAGCCCGGAAGGCACAGGCATTGCCTGCAATAGAGCCGCCGGTTCGCAAGAGCCGGCGGCCTTTCTTTCGGCAACTGTCAGATCACCCGCACCACCATTCCCTTGCGCAGATGCGGGAGCAGCCGCAGCATGTCCCGCCGCGCCAGGGCGACACATCCTGCCGTCGGCTGGTATCCCGGTTTTATCAGGTGGAAGAAGATGGCGGAACCGCGATTGCGCCGACGCTCGCTGATGTTCCAGTCCAAGACGAGGCAGATATCGTAGAGCCCGTCCTGCCGGTACATCTCCTCATGGCTCGCCTTGAGGGGCGCTCGCACCAGCCGGTTATAGGCGCCATGCAAAGGCTCGTCGCACCACAGCATGTCCCTTCTCGTGCGCTGCAGGGCAAGGCCGCTTCGCACCTGCCCGACGCGATCGCCGCGGATGAAACCGGAGAGGATCTTCATGGGCGCAATGGGCGTCGCGCCGTCCCCCTCCCGTTTCACCGACCTGCGGCCGGACCGCCCGATCGCCGCCGGCAAAACGAGATGCCCCAGGATCACGAAGGCGCGAGTCGAATGTGATGGCTGAGCACGCACGGTGATCGTCTTTCCCTTGCGCATCGCCTTTGTTCCACCCATTTCTCTCACAGGATTGTGCCTATGCTTCGAATTAAATTGAATTCATAGCACAATCGGACTTAGATCGATGCATGAGCGCTTGCGAAAGCGGCGCCAGGAGAAAGGCAAAGAACGGCATGGCAGCGCGCACCGTACTGCTGGTGGATGACGATAACGATCTCCGCGAGACGCTGATGGAACAGCTTTCTCTTTACGAGGAGTTCAGCCTCCTGCAGGAGCCGAACGCCACCAAGGCGATGGCGACTGCCAAATCGCGCCAGATCGATCTCCTGATCATGGATGTCGGCCTGCCGGATATGGATGGCCGGGAAGCCGTCAAGCTTCTGCGCAAGGGCGGTTTCAAAGCGCCGATCATCATGCTCACCGGCCATGACACCGATTCCGATACCATTCTCGGCCTCGAAGCCGGGGCGAATGATTACGTGACGAAGCCCTTCCGCTTCGCGGTCCTCCTGGCGCGCATTCGCGCCCAGCTTCGCCAGTATGAGCAGAGCGAGGATGCCACCTTCACGGTCGGCCCCTACATCTTCAAGCCCAGCCAGAAGCTGCTGACGACCGAGGATGGCAAGAAAATCCGCCTGACGGAGAAGGAAGCCGCCATCATCCGCTATCTCTATCGCGCCGCCCAGAAGGTGGTGACGCGCGATGTGCTGCTGGAGGAAGTCTGGGGCTATAATTCGGGTGTTACCACGCATACGCTCGAAACCCACGTGTATCGTCTGCGCCAGAAGATCGAGCGCGATCCGTCCAATGCCGAAATCCTGGTCACCGAAAACGGCGGCTACAAGATCATCCCTTAAGCGATAGGCACAGATGGCGCTCAGCGACGATATCCGGCTCTTGTCAGCCGTACCGTTGTTCCAGGGACTGGACGACGACCAGTTGCGCCTCGTGGCGTTCGGGGCCGAGCGGCGCAATATCGGCAAGGGCCAGGCCTTGTTTCGCGAGCATTCGCCGGCGGAATGCGCCTTCGTCGTGGCGCGCGGCCGGTTCGACCTCTATACCGAGGGGCGCGACGGGATTGCCGAACTGGAACGTTCGGTCGGACCGGGCACGCTTTTGTCCGAACTTGCCCTCGTCACCATGGTGGAGCGCAAATTCACGGCCGTCGCCGCCGAAGATGGAGAGGTTCTGCGCATTCCGCGAACCCTCTTTCACCGCCTGCTGGAGGAATATCCCTCGGTGGCGAGGCTTCTGGAAATACGGATCAAGGAAAACCTCCTCCAGCTGGCAAAGGCGGCCGGCGCCATGCGGGGGCGGTTCGCCTGACGGACTTGGCCTTCCGCTTATCGCCTGAAGCCGACCTCTCTACGACCTCGCCCTCGAAACCTCGCCCTAAAGCCTCTCCGAATCGAGGGCGCCGCACCCGACCGGGGGCGGTTACGGCGCCATCGTAGTTCCTGTCAGACCTTCACGGCCGAATTGCCGCCATCGGCAAACAGGGCAGAACCGGTGACGAAACTCGAGGCGGGCTCGGCCAGAAACAGGGCCGCCTGCGCGATCTCCTCGGGACGGGCAATGCGCTTCATGGCATGCAGGCCAGCCGCCCAATCCTTCTGCTGCTGGTTCCCGGCCATGCCGGTATCCGTGCCGCCCGGCAGAAGCGCATTGGCCCTGATATGTCTGGCGCCGTAATCGGCGGCGATCGATTTGACAAGGCCCATCAGACCCGCCTTCGACGCTGCATAGGCGGCCATGCCGGGCAGACCGACGCTGGTCCCGACGAAACTCGAGGTGAAGATGATCGATCCGCCCCCGCGGTCGAGCATGGCCGGGATCTGAGCGCGGCTCGCCAGGAAGGCTGCCGTCAGATTGGCGGTCAGCGTATGGCACCATTCCGCAGGCTCGATGTCCGCCAGCGGCTTCATGACGCCGACGGCACCGGCATTGTTGAAGGCGATATCGACGCCGCCAAAGTGATCGACGGCTGCAGCGACGAGTGCGTCATGCGTCTCCGGCAGGCCCACATCGCCCGCCACCAGCACGGCGTGGCCGCCCAGCGCCTCGATCTCCCGGCCGATCGCCTCCAGTCCGAAGCGGCCCCGTGCATTGAGCACGAGGCTGGCACCTTCGGCAGCAAACAGCCGCGCCGCAGCTGCGCCAATGCCCGACGATGCACCGGTGATGATCGCGGTCTTGTTCTTCAAACGTCCCATGAATGGCCTCCTATGCTTGGGTGAGGCCGAGACATAGACAGGCGTCGGCGGCGCCGACACCCGATTCCCGCGCAACGATATGGCAAGGCGTGAAAGACGCGCGCGATCGCAACTTGGGCGCTTTAGGCGCGCCGGGGGCGCGGGTTCCGTTACATCCGGAAGATCGCCGTGACCGGCACGTGATCCGAGGGACGGTTCCAGCCGCGCGCTTCCTTCAGCACGTCGATCCTCTCCAGCAGCGGCCCGAGATCCGGCGAGGACCAGATATGGTCGAGGCGACGACCGCGATCGGCCGCCTCCCAATCCTTGGCGCGGTAGCTCCACCAGGTATAGAGCTTTTCCGAAGCGGGAACGTGCTGTCGCATCAGGTCCAGCCAGCCGCCCTTCTGCATGACCTCTGTCAGCCCTTCGGTCTCGACCGGTGTATGGCTGACGATCTTCAACATCTGCTTGTGCGACCAGACATCCTGTTCCAGCGGCGCGATGTTCAGATCTCCGACAAGGATAGAGGAAATGCCCGGGCTATCGGCCTTCAGCGCCTTCATCTCGTCGATGAAATCGAGCTTATGGCCGAATTTGGGATTGATGCTGCGGTCCGGCTCGTCGCCGCCTGCCGGAACATAGAAATTGTGCAGGCGGATGCGCCGGCCGGCGCGCTCGAAGATTGCCGAAATGTGGCGCGCATCGCCGACGCCGCAATAATTCTGCCGATGGTCTTCCAGCAGCGGAACCTTCGAGATCACGGCCACCCCGTGATAGCCCTTCTGGCCATGCAGAATGATGTGCGGGTAGCCCATGGCCTTCAAAGGTTCGAGCGGAAACTCCTCCTCACGGCACTTGATCTCCTGCAGGCAGAGAATGTCCGGCTTTTCGCGCACGATGAACTGCTCGACGATCGACAGGCGCAAACGGACGGAGTTGATGTTCCAGGTGGTGATGGAAAAGCGCATGAAAAAACCTCGACGTGGGTGCGCCGAGGTTTAAAGGCTTTGCAGCAAAAAGAGCAAGGTCAGAACTTGTGAACCTCGTCATAGGGGATCTTGAAGACCTTGTCGTCGAAGCGCACGCCGGTCTGCACATTGTAGATCATCACCGAGGTTTCCTTGTTCTGGAGGTCGGTGATCGTCCATTGGCGCAACTGGTAGGTCTTCGGATCGAACATCATGGTAATCGTGCTGTCGCCAAATACCGTCTTGTTGCCGAGGACGATGGTGGTGAGGTCGGACTCCTCGCGCACGCCGCGCACCATATTGTTCGACAGGTCGATCCGGTCGGACAGAAGCAGGCTGAGCGGCGTCTTGGAGAGGGGATACAGATCCCATGTCTTCAGCTTGAGATTGCCGATCACCACATTGTCGCCATCGGCGATGACGCGGATCGGCGAAGGATCCTCGAAATTGAAGCGCAGCCGGCCGGGACGTTCGATGAAGAACTTGCCGCCGGTCTGTTCGCCGCGCGGACCGAACTGGACGAATTCGCCCATCATCGTCTTCACCGAGGAAAAATGGTCGGCGATCTTCTGCGCCGCGGCGCCCGCCACGCCCTGCGCCATGGCCGGCATTCCCACCGCGCCGGCGGCAAGCGCGCCAAGGCCGATCAATACCCGGCGACGACCGACCGTAAGGGAGCGTGATAGCATTTGGTCGTTCATGTAACTATCTCCTTTGGGCGTCCTATGCCCTTCAAAGGCGGCGTCTTCGTGGCCGGACATCGGCAAGATCATCGCTCCAGAATGTCCGTTTCGGTTGGCACCAGGATCTCGCGTTTTCCGGCATGGTTGGCCGGACTGATCAGGCCTTCCTGCTCCATCCGCTCGATCAGGGAGGCGGCTCGGTTATAGCCTATGCCCAGCCTGCGCTGGATATAGGAAGTGGATGCCTTGCCATCGCGCAGCACGATGGCAACGGCTTGATCATAGGGGTCGTCGGAATCGGAGAGATTGGCCGTACCCTGGGGACCCGCGCCATCCTCGTCATCCTCGTCATCGGCGGTGATGGCGTCGAGATATTGCGGCGCGCCCTGCGACTTGAGGTAGGAGACGATATCCTCCACCTCCCGGTCGGACACGAAGGGACCGTGGACGCGCTGGATGCGGCCGCCGCCGGCCATATACAGCATGTCGCCCATGCCGAGCAGCTGCTCGGCGCCCTGTTCGCCCAAAATCGTGCGGCTATCGATCTTCGAGGTGACCTGGAAGGAAATCCGGGTCGGAAAATTCGCCTTGATCGTACCGGTTATGACATCCACCGAGGGGCGCTGCGTCGCCATGATGACGTGGATGCCGGCGGCACGCGCCATCTGCGCCAGGCGCTGAACCGCGCCTTCGATATCCTTGCCGGCCACCATCATCAGATCGGCCATCTCGTCGATGATCACAACGATGTAGGGCATCGGCTGCAGATCGAATTCCTCGGTCTCGTAGACCGCCTCGCCGGTCTGCCGGTCGAAGCCCGTCTGCACGGTCCGCGTCAGCACCTCGCCCTTGGCAAGCGCCTGCTCGACCCGGCTATTGAACCCGTCAATATTGCGAACGCCGATCTTCGACATCTTCTTGTAGCGTTCCTCCATCTCGCGCACGGTCCATTTCAGCGCCACGACCGCTTTTTTCGGATCGGTGACGACCGGTGACAGGAGATGGGGAATGCCGTCATAGACCGAAAGTTCCAGCATCTTCGGATCGATCATGATCAAGCGGCATTGCTCCGGCGAGAGGCGGTAGAGCAGCGACAGGATCATCGTGTTGATGGCCACCGATTTACCGGATCCGGTGGTGCCGGCAACGAGAAGATGCGGCATCTTGGCCAGGTCGGCAATGACTGCCTCGCCGCCGATGGTCTTGCCAAGCGCCATTGCCAGCTTGGTCTTGGTGCCCTCGAAATCGCGGCTGGCGATCAGTTCGCGCAGGAAGACCGTCTCGCGCGTCTGGTTCGGCAGTTCGATACCGATGGCATTGCGGCCGGGAACGACGGCGACGCGCGCCGCAATCGCGCTCATGGAGCGGGCAATATCATCGGCAAGCCCGATCACGCGGGACGACTTGATGCCGGGTGCCGGCTCCAGCTCATAGAGCGTGACGACCGGACCGGGCCGGACATGGATAATTTCGCCGCGCACGCCGAAATCTTCCAGCACACCTTCCAGCATCCGGGCATTCTGTTCCAGCGCATCGGCCGACAGTGTGGCATCGCGGGCCACATGCCGTGGCTCGGCAAGAAGATGCACCGAAGGAAGTTCGAAGCCCTCGCTTTCGATGAAGGAGCTCTGCGCCTCGCGCGCCACACGGGCACCCGGCTTGGGCGAAGGCGCCGGGGCGGCAATGCGGGCGCTGCGCGGGCCGCGGGGCGAGGCATCGAAGGGCGGCTCGTCATCCGAGAGAAGGCCGCTCGGCAAAGGCGCGCGGGCGGGCGCAACCTCCAAGGCGTCGTCCTCCTGGTCGTCGAGGCTGAGCGGCGGCGGCGACAGCCTGCGACGCGCGGCCATCAGGTCCGACATGGGGCTTTCGAGCGAGGGCTCCAGCCGCGATCCGGGCCGCTGCTTGGCGCGGGTCGGCTCGTTCAGCGTGCCGAATTCGTCCTCGTTGAAATCATAGGGTTCGTCGTGATCGTCGCGGCCCGTGCTTTTCGGCTTCAGGCGCAGCAGGCGGCGCATGCGGGCCTGGGTTATGTACCAGTAATGGGCCATGGCCCCGAGCGCCAGGAGTCCGGCAAAGCCACCCTCCTCGTCGTCCTCTTCTTCCTCCACCGGCTGCGCGCGCTTGGCCTTGTTCTGGTTCGGAACGGGCGTCTCGTCCTCATCGTCGACCTCCTCGTCCAGCTCCTCATTGCTGAGCAGCCCGGCGGCAAAGAGAAGGAAGCCCAAAGCGGGCACGGCAAAGACCGTGCCGATCAGCACGGCGGCGAAGCCGGTCGGATAGCTGCCGATGAAGAGGCCGGGAAAGCGCAGGATCATATCGCCGATCACGCCGCCGATTCCATTGGGGATCGGCCAGGTCAGGGGGGCGGGAATGCAGCCGAGCGTTGCAGAGGCCAGAACGGATCCGAGCAGCCAGGTGGACAGGCGCGCCGGAAGACGGCTCACGCGCCGGCCGACGATCAATGCCAGCGACCAGGCGAGAACCGGGAGAAGGGTCGGAATGCTGGCAAGGCCGAAGAACTGCATCATCAGATCGGCAAAGGCCGCGCCGGGCGCGCCGAGGAGATTGGTCGGTTCGTTGTTCGTCGCGTAGGAGAAGCTCGGATCCTGGACATTCCAGGTCGCCAGCGCTGCGACAGCCAGAGCGAGAGCGAGAAACAAGGCAAAGCCCGAGATCGCCATCATCTGCCGGATGGCGAACGCCATCAATGCATGGCGGGTGGAGTGCTGCGCCATCGCTGCCGAAGTGCTTCTACCCATTCTGTTTCAGCCCGACCCTGTTCGTTGATCCTGAGGATGCAGGCAAAAGGCGGAATGCCGGCACCAATAGGCTCGAAACCTAACGAAACGAAGTTAACGCGCCATTAACCACGCCGCATTCCTTCGCTGAAGAGCGGAAAGCGCTTGACCTTCAACGCGAAATGGCCCGGCAGGAGCCGGGCCATTTCGCATGTCATCGAGGGGTTTACCGTTACGGACGGATCCGGGCAGCGGCAGCCGCTCGGATCGCGATCGTCTTAAGAGTGGTAGGCGGCTTCGCCATGCGAGGCCAGATCGAGACCTTCGCGCTCGGCTTCGACCGGAACGCGCAGGCCGACGATCAGGTCCACCACCTTGTAGAGCACGGCCGAACCGATGCCCGTCCACAGGATGGTGACGACGACGGCCTGGATCTGCACCATGATCTGGCTGCCCATCGTGACGCCATCGGCATAGCCGATGCCGCCGAGCGACGAGGAGGCGAAGATGCCGGTGCCAATGGCGCCGAACATGCCGCCAATGCCGTGCACGCCGAAGACGTCGGCCGTATCGTCATAGCCGAACTTGTTCTTTACGACGGAGACGAAGAAGTAGCACAGCGGCGAGACCAGCAGGCCGAGCACGATGGCGCCCATCGGACCGGCAATGCCGGCTGCCGGGGTCACGGCGACGAGGCCGGCAATCATGCCCGAAGCCGCGCCCAGCATGGAGGACTTGCCGCGCGTGAAGGCTTCGACAACGCACCACGACAGGGTTGCCGCGGCCGTGGCGACGAAGGTGTTGACGGTTGCCAGCATGGCACCGCCGGAGGCTTCCAGGTTGGAGCCGGCATTGAAGCCGAACCAGCCGAACCACAGCATGGCGGCGCCGACATAAGTGAGCGTCATCGAGTGCGGCGCCATCATGTCCTTGCCGAAGCCGGTCCGCTTGCCGACCATCAGGGCACCGATCAGGCCCGCCACGCCGGCATTGATGTGAACGACGGTTCCGCCCGCGAAATCAAGTGCGCCGAGGCCGAAGAGATAGCCATTGGCATCCCAGACCATGTGGGCGACCGGGAAATAGACGATGGTGACCCACAGGATGCAGAACAGGACTGCTGCCGAGAACTTGATGCGCTCGGCAAAGGCGCCGAGGATCAGGGCAGGTGTCAGCGCTGCAAATGTCATCTGGAACAGCATGAAGATGTATTCCGGAATGACGACGCCTTCCGAGAAGGTGGCGGCGGTCGATTCGATGGTCACGCCGGAGAGGAACATCTTGGCGGTGCCGCCGAAGAAGGGGTTGGTCGAGCCACCGAAGGCAAAGGAATAGCCATAGAGAACCCAGATGATCATGACGGCGCAGGCAATGACCGTGCACTGCATCAGGACGGACAGCATGTTCTTGGCGCGAACAAGGCCGCCATAGAACAGGCCGAGGCCGGGAACGGCCATGAACAGCACCAGCAGGGTGGCGAGGAACATGAAGGCCGTATCTGCTTTATCGGGAACAGGTGCCGCAGCAGCAGCAGCGGCAGCGGCCGGCGCTGCTTCCTGGGCAAATGCGATGGCAGGCGCCAGAAGGGCTGCCGATCCGGCGGCCAGACGTCCAGCCATGGACGTGAGTTTGGAAAATGACATGCGAGAACTCCCCTGATGAGCCGTGCTTAGAGCGCTTCGGTATTGATTTCGCCGGTACGGATGCGCACGGCCTGCTCGATCGAATAGACAAAGATCTTGCCGTCGCCGATCTGGCCCGTCTTGGCCGCCGACGCGATGGCATCCACGGCCTTCTCGACCATGTCGGACGCAACAGCGATCTCGATCTTCAGTTTAGGCAGGAAGCTGACGGCATATTCGGTGCCGCGATAGATTTCGGTATGCCCCTTCTGACGCCCGTATCCCTTGACTTCCGTGACGGTCAGCCCCTGGATGCCGACAGTCGTGAGGGCTTCGCGCACCTCGTCGAGCTTGAATGGCTTGATTATGGCCATTACGATTTTCATCTGGTTTCCCATCCTTTGTTGCCTCGGCGCGGAGCCGGTTCTCCTGGCCGCTGACTGATCGGTGAGCAGCGACTGAACCTCTACATTCAAGGGCCGTGCCAGATTCTCGCCACAAATTAAGTGATTGAATTGTAAACGCTTTCCGCATCTTAATGCAGAACAACGCAAATGGGCGCCAAATAGGCGCCCATTTATTGTGCATTTTTTGGCGATTGATGAATTATTCGCCTTTTGCCCGTTTGCGAATCAATCCCTCCTGGGCGACCGAGGCAACAAGCGCGCCGGAGCGGGTGTAGAGCGAGCCGCGAGTCATGCCGCGGGCGCCGGATGCGCTGGGGCTGTCCTGCTTGTAGAGAAGCCAGTCATCCAGCGCGCAGGGTCGATGGAACCACATGGCGTGATCAATGCTGGCCGCCTGGACGCGCGGATCGAAAATGGTACGCCCATGCGGATAGAGCGAGGTATCGAGAAGCGTCATGTCGGAAAGATAGGCCAGCACGGCGGCCTGATAATGCCGGTCGGCCGGCACCTCCCCGGTGGTCCGCACCCAGATATGCTGCTCCGGCTTCAGCTTCTCGTCGGAGAGATAATGGACAAGACTGATCGGCCGCATTTCGACCGGCCGCTTCTGGCCCCAATAGCGTTTCACCATGTCCGGCGCATGCGCCAGGAACATCTCCTGGAACTGCCCCTCCGACATCAACTCCTCCGGCTGCTTCACCTCCGGAAGGGCGCTTTGATGATCATATCCCTCTTCCTCGACCTGGAAGGAGGCAGACATGGCAAAGATCGCCCGCCCGTGCTGGACGGCGGTGACCCGGCGCGTGGTAAAGCTCGTGCCATCGCGCAGCCGCTCCACCTGATAGATGATCGGCACGGACGGATCGCCCGGCAGCAGGAAATAGCCGTGCAGGGAATGAACGTTGCGGTCCTCGGCAGCGGTGCGCTGGGCGGCCATCAGCGCCTGGGCAATCACCTGCCCGCCGAACACGCGCTGCCAGCCGATCTGCGGGCTGGTGCCGCGAAACAGGTTTTCCTCCAACCGCTCCAGATCGAGCGTCTGGATCAACTGCACCATGGGGGAAGCCTGATCCGACTGCGGCATTTTAAACAAACTCCAATGGTAGGAAGCGCCTATACGATGCTCTATATGTGCACGAAACCATTCTCAAGTATGGCGGGAGAGAAGCAATGCTGGATATGTTGATCGTCGGCGGCGGCTATGTCGGCCTTTCGGTTGCCGTCGCAGTCAAACAGGCAGCGCCTCACCTGCGGATCGAGGTCATCGAAGCCGCGCCCGAGCATGTCTGGCAGAAGGACGAGCGCGCCTCGGCCATCATTGCCGCCGCAACCCGCATGCTGGACGTGATGGGCGTGTGGCGCGAGATTGCCGAGGAGGCTCAGCCCATCACCCGCATGATCGTCACCGATTCCCGCACCTCCGACCCCGTGCGGCCGGTCTTTCTGACATTCGAAGGCGATGTCGAGGAGGGCACGCCCTTCGCCCACATGGTTCCCAATCTTGCCATGGTGCGCGCACTGCGCGGCGCCTGCGAAAGGCTGGGCATTGCCATCCGCCACGGCGCATCGGCAACCGGGTTTTCCGCCGGACCCTCGGCAGCAAGCCTGACGCTCTCGAATGGCGAAACGGTGGAAAGCCGGCTGGTGGTGGCCTGCGATGGCGTTCGCTCGAAACTGCGCGACATGGCCGGTATCAAGACGGTGCGGTGGGATTATGACCAATCCGGCATTGTCACGACCGTTGAACACGAGCGTCCGCATGAGGGATGTGCGGAAGAACATTTCCTCCCCTCCGGCCCCTTTGCCATTCTGCCGCTGAAAGGCAATCGGTCCTCGCTCGTCTGGACCGAGCGCACCGACGATGCCGACCGGCTGGTGGCCTCCGACGATCTGATCTTCGAGGAAGAATTGCAGCGCCGCTTCGGCCACAAGCTCGGCGCCCTGACGGTCACCGGCTCGCGCAAGGCCTTCCCCCTGGGCCTCACGCTTTCACGTGCTTTCGTGGCGCCGCGGCTTGCTTTGGCGGGCGATGCGGCTCACGGGATCCATCCGATTTCCGGCCAGGGACTGAATCTCGGCTTCAAGGATGTGGCCGCGCTTGCGGAAACCATCGTCGAGGCCGACCGGCTTGGGCTGGACATCGGCGCGCTCAACATTCTGGAGCGCTATCAGTCCTGGCGCCGGTTCGACACTTTCCGCATGGGCGTGACCACGGATGTGCTCAATCGGCTGTTCTCCAACGACATCACGCCGATCCGCATTGCTCGCGACATTGGTCTCGGCGTGGTGGAACGTCTGCCAAAGCTGAAATCCTTCTTCATCGGCGAGGCGGCGGGCACCAAGGTCAAGGACGCACCGCGCCTGCTGCAGGGACAGGCGATCTAACGCCTGCTCCATCACCTGGTGGATCAGTCCTCGATGCGGCGGGCTTCCGATTCCAGCATGATCGGAATGCCGTCGCGGATGGGATAGGCCAGCCGGGCGCTTTCGGAGATCAGCTCATTGGTTTCCCGGTTGAGGACCAGGCGGCCCTTGCCGATCGGGCAGACCAGGAGGTCCAGCAGCTTCGGATCGACTTTCGAGAGTTTGGCGTCCATCAAACCTCCTATTGCAGGCTACGCCTCCCGTTGCAGGATATGCGTCCGATGTGAGAGATACACGCCCTATTGAAGGATTGTGTCGGAATCGCCGAAGCCGCGCGCCAGGACGAATTCGGTGATGGCGATAAGGGTCTCGGCGCGCGTCTTCAAATCCGGCGCCTCGAGAAGCGCCTGCTTCTCCGCCGGTCCAAAGGGTGACATCATCGATAGCGAATTGACCAGCGTCCGATTGCCGGCGCGCTCCACCGCCTCCCAATCAGCTTCCAGCTTGTTGGCCTCCAGATAGGCGCGGAAGACGCGCAGCAGTTCCTGCCGATCCACCACCGTCTCATCCTCCTCCTGCGACAGATCCGACAGGAAAGGCATGAACCGGACGCGACGATAGGGTCGGCTTTCCTCCAGTTCCTCCATGATTCGGAAGCGGCAGACGCCGGTGAGGGAGGAGATGTAACGTCCATCGCCGGTTTCCGCGAAGGAGGTGATGCGCCCGATGCAACCGACGGCACTGAGCGCCGGGCGGCTGCTTTCGCCGGTCTCCGTCAGGGCCGGCTGGATCATGCCGATCAGCCGGTCGCTGGAAAGGGCCGCGTCGAACATGGCAAGATAGCGCGG is a window encoding:
- a CDS encoding ubiquinone biosynthesis hydroxylase; the protein is MLDMLIVGGGYVGLSVAVAVKQAAPHLRIEVIEAAPEHVWQKDERASAIIAAATRMLDVMGVWREIAEEAQPITRMIVTDSRTSDPVRPVFLTFEGDVEEGTPFAHMVPNLAMVRALRGACERLGIAIRHGASATGFSAGPSAASLTLSNGETVESRLVVACDGVRSKLRDMAGIKTVRWDYDQSGIVTTVEHERPHEGCAEEHFLPSGPFAILPLKGNRSSLVWTERTDDADRLVASDDLIFEEELQRRFGHKLGALTVTGSRKAFPLGLTLSRAFVAPRLALAGDAAHGIHPISGQGLNLGFKDVAALAETIVEADRLGLDIGALNILERYQSWRRFDTFRMGVTTDVLNRLFSNDITPIRIARDIGLGVVERLPKLKSFFIGEAAGTKVKDAPRLLQGQAI
- the tesB gene encoding acyl-CoA thioesterase II; the encoded protein is MPQSDQASPMVQLIQTLDLERLEENLFRGTSPQIGWQRVFGGQVIAQALMAAQRTAAEDRNVHSLHGYFLLPGDPSVPIIYQVERLRDGTSFTTRRVTAVQHGRAIFAMSASFQVEEEGYDHQSALPEVKQPEELMSEGQFQEMFLAHAPDMVKRYWGQKRPVEMRPISLVHYLSDEKLKPEQHIWVRTTGEVPADRHYQAAVLAYLSDMTLLDTSLYPHGRTIFDPRVQAASIDHAMWFHRPCALDDWLLYKQDSPSASGARGMTRGSLYTRSGALVASVAQEGLIRKRAKGE
- a CDS encoding Trm112 family protein, whose translation is MDAKLSKVDPKLLDLLVCPIGKGRLVLNRETNELISESARLAYPIRDGIPIMLESEARRIED
- a CDS encoding LON peptidase substrate-binding domain-containing protein, whose protein sequence is MHVGNARYLKREDLPEDIPVFPLTGALLLPNGQLPLNIFEPRYLAMFDAALSSDRLIGMIQPALTETGESSRPALSAVGCIGRITSFAETGDGRYISSLTGVCRFRIMEELEESRPYRRVRFMPFLSDLSQEEDETVVDRQELLRVFRAYLEANKLEADWEAVERAGNRTLVNSLSMMSPFGPAEKQALLEAPDLKTRAETLIAITEFVLARGFGDSDTILQ